A genomic segment from Synchiropus splendidus isolate RoL2022-P1 chromosome 18, RoL_Sspl_1.0, whole genome shotgun sequence encodes:
- the LOC128749327 gene encoding serine/threonine-protein kinase WNK2 isoform X5 yields the protein MEGSAYSDAAHNRKSQCQLTVSMNEVGGEVNASLLDSVVRGGSDPSSYPSSSYKGNVHQRFIRRSLWFSENDEQAFDLAECEDKSKVFNINLRTIVDRTRETSCGLQQSSSTESQGRQKDGAVESAGADEARVKGGGALNASCSDGGKTAIKAVSEENEEEAEMKAVSTSPGGRFLKFDIELGRGSFKTVYKGLDTETWVEVAWCELQDRKLSKVERQRFKEEAEMLKGLQHPNIVRFYDFWESPLKGKKCIVLVTELMTSGTLKTYLKRFKVMKPKVLRSWCRQILKGLHFLHTRTPPIIHRDLKCDNIFITGPTGSVKIGDLGLATLKAASFAKSVIGTPEFMAPEMYEEHYDEAVDVYAFGMCMLEMATSEYPYAECQNAAQIYRKVTSGVKPASYNKVVDPEIKEIIGECICQKKEERYTIKDLLNHAFFAEDTGVRVELAEEDDGKKSSIALKLWVEDHKKLKGKYKETGAIEFMFDLEKDVPEVVAQEMVESGFFHESDTKTVGKSIKDRVALIKWRRERTVSATIPADQGEMEHGVQMAGSQVIAAGGTQMGQPLLLEPDELESDQNNRLHNLPTSTTSVTSDCTVDSGVGSTVYSDSHSSQHSVLYQSLLEPITMATQQSFDQGSSHSQTDRPHSCEKGEVWGAVLSQELRSGVGPATRRGSAPVIDTHRAKHIAQLHALIQSRRSITPTPVIQENQMELSPSEDDSETMDDFLSQSPLPFLQESPSYPPSESDHCGQTSVKSSLGATNFLPLPSQSGRRHSDLYGLPSLTSHHNHHVSMHRGQLCQACLSVVLLKSLEGSHRNPSLTPHCPCHSRYHRASGGTLTPPGYGRHKGSSDCSDFSVLQKSLLDIISGKAAPYHSTSTPLLYSSAEQRQASSAGDGNMKSHCQSGSLTKILQDQEDCLNMRGQQVTSAVRVASSSGQSSSAPVHVPLQYLPPGQSHHAVQYVSHPNPAAPPLMSNIAEASMEKSSHLQSYQPLSEQQQLGSSAFPLQVLQTHQNHVPLNQHTPNYPLTSLAPTATQCYPDQTAQGQAATELLSQQTGLSLSSSSALYSQQNTFQEPLVQSRIPNSALVPPQLQQSQDPVLASHQQHSSYQAQTPALQLHNQTDAYSAVLQQSHEACLPKGLQIDTQVTQVHHSLTPKEQVTTHSTTNILQGLPPQSVNPLTYTNQGAAPQSFPASPHHSQAAHAFQQDTHSMSQLCREGNNHGQHLGQSLSSFPSQTSQKAMTQAAVHPQLQTLPPSQFPSQYPTVQVLAAVTDCESSHSQSCTAPHPASSSLNSIFLSPGPASSAPLSVSPLSPIHIENLLVSPNACTATGKMGATSPLNQPCAPLQIRTETALSQTPATHPSHTHTHASTNGNLQPQTQDTFTHAELPQPSQSSQSAGFPSSLHSASYHHELTKNQDQVHVAIPPPSESQKASSASANSGLTQQKPLAGATGPHDAIIEDHAAEKHISGQSYDSVNSDATSGKEMSDGYEGTHGAKGETKIRKHHRRSTRTRSRQEKISRPKLSMLNVCNTGDKMVECQLETHNHKTVTFKFDLDGDAPEEIATYMVENDFILTLEKELFIEQLKDIVDKAEDMLSEDTEGERDSAQGSSPKRSDGASTPGVEGEKSSAPSTPQLVYQQNVLHTGKRWFIICPVAETPMQDKEKTGPDASTSLDSSSAHSIRTDSAAAQSKLDTCVASPTPSKLPVAQTAAQPQEPTVGKAKLQQPELCVSKKAPASVPNSLLVEEPCIPAVSMVTDMPCCALVPPAALDVNLIDKRKASDLGSLQVTQMASPTGELPPQPGSHQPVVLQQPYSMSMQHGAVSSQPQSPAHHSSQSSQTSSHPQPASVPGESDSEGPRRVEFVDRTIKTLDEKLRNLLYQEHAPSQPSSVGVDPHGSSTEGVGSPQVSDSQSSEGPVTKKKGETLPQIPEGSDCSSGQRDSAVAAKRGELSATATSAGSKSRFQIVPTSSDICSLEKGRTNHSTCSSTAPSSGSGGSYVRSQSLTRKDCTTVATSSEAKAAKPLGSNRYSAPPNFYPTTPTSSTDVTPHHIPRARTIDTPTQLEYQHAAQLYSDSADDDSSSVAPPAPHPAQALSEHSGSDFMKRAVAFLRRSGRSKSEQSSDSASRHPVAMNGHIPSPPGGQAHSSYISSDNDSEFEDIDMKKELQKLREKHMKEISELQAFQRSEIEHLYKELGKTLPPNVGLLHAAPPSGRRRRASKHKLKPGKLLNPMVQQLKNNLNTSAERKGESAPSSSGSPAKSSVLSDGSVYSSGGSTSGSQPNTGPEQVHTQQPCSLKGSFSSDNIYSGRHSDGTAHHGAPAQGSSLASPAAQTSSSQAQPSIAASSPAPSAHLIPRLAQVQTNNSNNKRGTFTEDLHKLVDDWAKETMAAAHQSRPTLNQIKQEKRLQDLECRAQTKRAGTHEVKCQGGRSHFQLPLPCPLTASFSPTMSPKRGASSSSPLPPRYLMPVGSYGRMTRGPLYPQQWVRLPSPVGGQTVAPGRMPVAAMAKQGIQGFPMHNTENGPKTSWTSFSDH from the exons GATCGCAAATTGTCCAAAGTGGAACGTCAGAGATTCAAAGAGGAGGCTGAGATGTTAAAAGGTCTGCAGCATCCGAACATCGTTCGTTTCTACGACTTCTGGGAGTCGCCCCTTAAAGGCAAGAAGTGCATTGTGTTGGTTACAGAGCTCATGACATCAGGGACGCTAAAAAC CTATTTGAAGCGCTTCAAAGTAATGAAGCCGAAGGTACTACGAAGCTGGTGCAGGCAGATCCTAAAAGGCCTTCACTTCTTGCACACGAGGACTCCACCGATCATCCATCGTGACCTCAAATGTGATAACATCTTCATCACCGGACCAACAGGGTCTGTGAAGATTGGGGATTTAGGCCTGGCAACACTCAAGGCGGCCTCCTTTGCCAAGAGTGTCATAG GAACACCGGAGTTCATGGCTCCAGAGATGTATGAAGAGCACTACGACGAAGCAGTGGATGTCTATGCATTTGGCATGTGCATGCTTGAGATGGCCACATCAGAGTACCCCTATGCAGAGTGCCAAAATGCTGCTCAAATCTACCGCAAAGTCACAAGT ggAGTGAAGCCAGCCAGCTATAACAAGGTTGTGGATCCAGAAATTAAGGAAATCATTGGCGAGTGCATTTGCCAAAAGAAAGAGGAGCG GTACACCATCAAGGACCTTCTCAATCATGCCTTCTTTGCGGAGGACACAGGTGTGCGTGTGGAGCTTGCAGAAGAGGACGACGGCAAGAAGTCATCCATCGCTCTCAAACTGTGGGTGGAGGACCACAAGAAACTTAAGGGGAAGTATAAGGAGACAGGAGCCATTGAGTTCATGTTCGACCTGGAAAAGGACGTTCCAGAGGTTGTGGCCCAGGAGATG GTGGAGTCTGGCTTCTTCCATGAAAGTGACACCAAAACTGTTGGGAAGTCAATCAAAGACCGCGTGGCACTAATCAAATGGAGGCGAGAGAGAACCGTGTCGGCTACAATTCCAGCGGATCAGGGGGAAATGGAGCATGGGGTCCAGATGGCAGGCTCTCAGGTCATCGCTGCTGGGGGCACACAAATGGGACAACCTCTCTTGCTCGAACCAGATGAGCTGGAGTCTGACCAGAACAATCGCCTACACAACCTCCCCACCAGCACCACGTCGGTGACAT cagACTGCACTGTTGACAGTGGTGTGGGCTCCACAGTATACTCGGACTCCCACAGCAGTCAGCATAGTGTCCTCTACCAGTCCCTCTTGGAGCCTATTACCATGGCAACGCAGCAG TCATTCGATCAGGGAAGTAGCCATTCTCAAACCGATCGGCCTCACTCCTGTGAAAAAGGTGAAGTTTGGGGGGCGGTGCTGAGCCAAGAGCTCAGATCTGGTGTGGGACCTGCGACTCGGAGAGGAAGTGCTCCTGTTATTGACACTCATAGGGCAAAGCACATTGCACAACTCCATGCTCTCATTCAGTCACGGCGGTCCATCACTCCTACCCCTGTAATACAGGAGAACCAGATGGAGCTCAGTCCTTCAGAAGATGATTCAGAGACTATGGATGACTTTCTCTCTCAAAGCCCTTTGCCTTTTTTGCAAGAATCCCCTTCGTACCCGCCCTCTGAGTCCGACCACTGCGGTCAAACCAGCGTCAAATCTTCATTAGGGGCCACTAATTTCTTGCCTCTCCCTTCACAAAGTGGACGCCGACACTCTGACCTTTACGGTCTTCCAAGTCTTACCAGTCACCACAACCACCATGTGTCTATGCACAGAGGCCAGCTGTGCCAGGCGTGCCTCTCCGTGGTTCTTCTTAAGTCACTAGAAGGAAGCCACCGCAATCCTTCTCTCACGCCCCACTGTCCCTGCCACTCTAGGTACCACCGGGCCTCAGGGGGAACATTGACTCCTCCTGGTTATGGGCGACACAAAGGTTCAAGTGATTGTTCAGATTTCTCAGTGCTACAAAAGTCTCTGCTGGATATAATCAGCGGTAAAGCGGCACCATATCACAGCACCTCCACGCCCTTGCTCTACTCCTCAGCTGAACAGAGGCAGGCATCCAGCGCTGGAGATGGTAATATGAAGAGCCACTGCCAGAGTGGCAGCTTGACAAAAATCCTCCAAGATCAAGAAGATTGCCTAAATATGAGAGGGCAGCAAGTAACCAGTGCTGTTCGAGTG GCCAGTTCTTCAGGTCAGTCGTCCAGTGCACCGGTCCACGTGCCTCTCCAGTATCTGCCCCCTGGGCAGAGCCATCATGCTGTGCAGTACGTCTCCCACCCCAACCCTGCAGCACCCCCCCTCATGTCCAACATCGCTGAGGCCAGCATGGAGAAATCCTCTCACCTGCAGAGCTACCAACCTCTGAGTGAACAACAGCAGTTAGGAAGTTCAGCGTTTCCCCTGCAGGTTCTGCAGACCCATCAGAACCACGTGCCCCTCAATCAACACACCCCTAATTACCCTCTGACTTCCTTGGCCCCGACTGCAACCCAATGTTACCCAGACCAAACGGCTCAGGGGCAGGCTGCAACTGAACTGTTGAGTCAGCAGACTGGTCTGAGCTTGTCCTCGTCATCTGCACTTTACAGCCAACAGAATACATTTCAAGAACCTCTGGTACAATCCCGCATACCAAATTCTGCTTTGGTTCCCCCTCAACTCCAGCAAAGCCAAGATCCAGTGCTCGCCAGTCACCAACAACATTCCTCCTACCAGGCGCAAACTCCTGCTCTGCAACTGCACAATCAGACCGACGCTTACTCAGCAGTTCTCCAACAAAGCCATGAAGCATGTCTCCCTAAAGGACTGCAGATTGACACTCAAGTCACCCAGGTTCATCACTCCTTGACCCCCAAAGAACAAGTTACAACTCATTCGACCACGAATATCCTGCAGGGTCTTCCTCCTCAGTCAGTGAACCCGCTGACCTACACTAACCAAGGGGCGGCTCCTCAGAGCTTCCCTGCATCGCCACACCACAGCCAGGCTGCTCATGCTTTCCAACAG GACACTCACAGCATGTCGCAGCTGTGCAGAGAGGGGAACAATCATGGCCAGCATCTTGGTCAGTCACTGTCCAGTTTCCCGTCACAGACTTCTCAGAAGGCAATGACCCAAGCAGCTGTTCACCCGCAGCTGCAGACCTTGCCACCATCCCAG TTTCCCTCACAGTATCCCACAGTCCAGGTGTTGGCAGCTGTGACAGACTGTGAATCATCTCACTCTCAGTCCTGCACTGCCCCTCACCCAGCCTCCTCTTCTCTTAACTCCATTTTCCTTTCTCCTGGACCGGCATCCTCTgcacctctctctgtctccccacTCTCCCCGATCCACATTGAAAATCTGTTGGTTTCCCCAAACGCTTGCACTGCGACTGGTAAAATGGGAGCCACGTCGCCACTTAACCAGCCCTGTGCACCTTTGCAAATCAGAACCGAGACTGCTCTATCTCAAACTCCAGCCACACACccttcacatacacacacgcatgcatcCACAAATGGCAACCTGCAGCCCCAGACACAG GACACATTTACTCACGCAGAGCTTCCACAGCCCTCTCAGTCCTCCCAGTCTGCAGGTTTCCCCTCGTCTCTTCACAGCGCATCCTATCATCACGAGCTGACAAAAAATCAGGATCAGGTCCACGTGGCTATTCCTCCACCCTCTGAGTCGCAAAAAGCATCATCAGCGTCTGCTAATTCTGGTTTGACACAGCAGAAACCACTCGCAGGAGCCACAGGTCCACATGATGCGATTATTGAG GACCATGCTGCAGAGAAACACATAAGTGGACAAAGCTATGACAG TGTCAACTCTGATGCTACATCGGGGAAAGAAATGAGTGACGGCTACGAAGGGACCCATGGAGCCAAAGGTGAAACAAAGATTCGCAAACACCACCGCAGGTCAACGCGTACCCGCTCTCGGCAGGAGAAGATTAGCAGACCCAAGCTGAGCATGCTCAAT GTTTGCAACACTGGGGACAAGATGGTGGAATGCCAGCTGGAAACTCACAATCACAAAACTGTCACTTTCAAGTTTGATCTGGACGGCGATGCTCCTGAGGAGATTGCAACCTACATG GTGGAAAATGACTTCATCCTGACATTAGAGAAAGAGCTGTTTATCGAGCAGCTCAAGGACATCGTGGACAAAGCTGAAGACATGTTGAGTGAAGACACAGAGGGTGAGAGAGACTCTGCTCAGGGCTCCAGTCCCAAAAGGAGTGATGGAGCAAGCACCCCAGGAGTGGAG GGAGAGAAGAGCTCGGCTCCAAGCACCCCACAGCTTGTCTATCAGCAAAACG TTCTCCACACTGGCAAGCGCTGGTTCATCATCTGCCCTGTGGCTGAGACGCCCATGCAAGATAAGGAGAAGACTGGACCTGACGCCTCCACATCACTGG ACTCTTCTTCAGCACATTCAATCAGGACTGACAGCGCAGCTGCGCAGTCCAAGCTGGATACGTGTGTCGCCTCACCCACCCCTTCAAAGCTGCCTGTAGCTCAGACCGCTGCCCAACCTCAAGAGCCGACAGTAGGCAAAGCCAAACTGCAGCAGCCTGAGCTGTGTGTTTCTAAGAAGGCTCCTGCCAGCGTTCCCAACTCCCTCCTTGTGGAGGAGCCCTGCATCCCAGCTGTCTCTATGGTGACAGACATGCCTTGCTGTGCGCttgtgccacctgctgccctggATGTGAATCTCATCGATAAGCGGAAGGCCAGTGATTTGGGTTCACTTCAGGTGACTCAAATGGCCAGTCCCACAGGAGAGTTGCCTCCTCAGCCGGGCTCCCATCAGCCCGTGGTTCTCCAACAACCCTATTCCATGTCCATGCAGCACGGCGCTGTCTCCTCCCAACCACAGAGCCCAGCACATCACTCATCTCAGAGCTCTCAGACATCCAGCCATCCTCAGCCAGCAAGTGTCCCAGGCGAGTCAGACAGTGAGGGCCCGCGAAGAGTGGAGTTTGTTGACCGGACCATCAAGACTCTGGATGAGAAGCTGAGAAACCTTTTGTATCAGGAGCACGCTCCATCCCAGCCCTCAAGCGTAGGAGTGGACCCTCATGGCTCGAGCACAGAGGGAGTTGGATCTCCACAAGTTTCGGATAGTCAGAGCAGTGAAGGACCGGTTACCAAGAAGAAGGGAGAGACACTG CCTCAAATTCCCGAAGGCTCTGACTgttcaagtggtcagagagacTCTGCTGTGGCTG CCAAGAGAGGGGAGTTGTCTGCCACCGCGACATCAGCTGGCTCTAAAAGCCGTTTTCag ATTGTACCAACCTCATCGGATATCTGTAGTTTGGAAAAAGGCAGGACAAACCACAGCACATGCAGCTCCACAGCACCGTCTAGTGGCTCTGGAGGGTCCTACGTCAGGAGTCAGAGCCTCACCCGGAAGGATTGTACCACAGTGGCCACCTCTTCTGAAGCCAAAGCAGCCAAACCACTTGGAAGCAACCGCTATTCTGCTCCTCCGAATTTCTACCCAACAACCCCGACTTCCAGCACAGACGTCACTCCCCATCATATACCGAGGGCCCGGACCATCGACACGCCAACCCAACTCGAGTATCAACACGCTGCCCAGCTGTACTCCGACTCTGCCGACgatgacagcagcagtgtggCCCCCCCTGCACCCCATCCAGCTCAGGCCCTGTCAGAACACAGCGGTAGCGACTTCATGAAGAGGGCAGTGGCGTTTCTGCGACGCTCAGGTCGCAGCAAAAGTGAGCAGAGCTCTGACTCAGCAAGCCGACACCCTGTGGCAATGAATGGTCACATCCCGTCGCCCCCTGGAGGACAAGCACACTCATCCTACATCAGCAGTGATAATGATTCTGAATTTGAGGACATCGATATGAAGAAGGAGCTACAGAAACTAAGAGAAAA ACACATGAAGGAGATCTCGGAGCTGCAAGCGTTTCAGAGGAGTGAGATTGAGCATCTGTACAAAGAACTCGGAAAAACTCTTCCCCCGAATGTTGGCCTGCTTCACGCAGCTCCTCCCAGTGGCCGCAGGCGGAGGGCCAGCAAACACAAGCTGAAGCCTGGAAAACTACTCAATCCAATGGTGCAGCAACTCAAAAACAATCTCAACACTTCAGCCGAGAGAAAAG GTGAGAGCGCCCCCAGCTCTTCTGGTTCTCCGGCTAAAAGCTCGGTCCTGTCCGATGGCTCTGTGTACTCCAGCGGTGGCTCCACTTCTGGCAGTCAGCCCAACACAGGGCCGGAGCAGGTTCACACCCAGCAGCCCTGCTCTTTGAAGGGCTCCTTCTCCTCAGACAACATCTATAGCGGCCGGCACAGTGATGGGACGGCTCACCATGGAGCCCCTGCTCAAG GGTCATCCCTCGCCAGCCCCGCGGCTCAGACGTCCTCCAGCCAAGCACAGCCATCAATCGCCGCGTCGTCTCCTGCGCCCTCTGCACACCTCATCCCGAGACTTGCTCAGGTCCAAACTAACAACAGTAACAACAAGAGGGGCACATTCACCGAAGACCTTCACAAACTGGTCGATGACTGGGCCAAAGAGACCATGGCGGCGGCGCATCAGTCGCGACCCACTCTGAACCAGATTAAGCAGGAAAAACGCCTGCAAGATCTAGAGTGTAGAGCTCAAACCAAGCGGGCAGGGACGCATGAG GTGAAATGCCAAGGTGGACGCAGTCATTTCCAGCTGCCTCTTCCGTGCCCCCTTACTGCGTCTTTTAGCCCCACCATGTCCCCAAAAAGGGGTGCAAGCTCATCTTCCCCACTCCCTCCTAGGTACCTGATGCCTGTTGGCTCTTATGGTCGGATGACTCGGGGCCCTCTCTATCCACAACAGTGGGTCCGACTGCCGAGTCCAGTTGGCGGTCAGACCGTTGCGCCGGGAAGGATGCCAGTGGCTGCAATGGCGAAACAAGGAATCCAAGGGTTTCCTATGCACAACACTGAAAATGGCCCTAAAACCTCTTGGACTTCATTTTCTGATCACTGA